Part of the Pieris brassicae chromosome 5, ilPieBrab1.1, whole genome shotgun sequence genome is shown below.
GTTTCCCCTTACGAACGGACTCGCCCGCCTCGTTTCAGGAGTACCCGACGGAGGAAGTTCTCAGCGCGCAGTACCTGCTGTCGGAGTGGCGGCCGGACCTCATCCGAGAGACGCTGGAGCTGCTTACGCCGGACCGCGTCAGATTGGCCGTCGTCGCCAAGCGAGTGACTTTATCCGTTACCGAGTCTCGCGAGTTCTAgtcaagtttaaaatatatattttacgtcAAATTGCAGACGTTTCGCCGACCGCTGCGTTTTGACGGAGCCCTGGTACGGCACCAAGTATCTGCAGGAGGATATCGACGACGAGACTCTTCAGGTACGACCGCGGCTCCGGGCCCTCCCGCGCCGCACGCGCGTCCCTGTCCGTCAACTGCGTTTCCATTCCAGAAATGGCGGACGGCGCGAGGTGGCGCTGAGTTGCATCTGCCGCCGCCCAACGAGTTCATCCCCCGCAGACTGACGATGATCGAAGACGACGACCCCACGGCCGGCCAGGCGGCGCCGCTGATCGTCAAGGTGAGGCCTCGCCGGGACGCCCTCGAGCCCCTCGAGCTCCGATCCGCTGACCCGGACGCCGGTCGTTCCAGGACACGCCGCTGATGCGCGTGTGGTACAAGCGAGACGACGAGTTCCGACTGCCGAAAGCGTTCATCACCCTGGAGTTCGCCAGTCCGCTGCTGTACTCGTCGCCGACGGCGGCCGGCCTCGCGGCGCTGTGGGCGGCGCTGCTGCGTGACGCGCTGCAGCAGGAGCTGTACGCCGCCGAGCTGGCCTCCCTGCGTTGGGGCGTGGCCAACGCCAAGCGCTCGATCAACGTGAGTGTCCGGCCCGCCTTCGTCCCTCTTCCGCCCCCGACGGCCGATCACGCGTCCGTTTCGCGCAGGTGACGGCGGCGGGCTTCGACGACAGGTTGGCGGCGCTGGCGCGGCGGGTGGCGGAGGCGCTGCTGTCGTTCCGCGTCGACCCGCGCCGCTTTGAGATCCTCAAGGAGGCGCATCTGCGAGCCCTCGCCAACTTCGACGCGGAGCAACCCTACCAGGTGGGCGTCTCGCCGACCCTCGCCGACCTCGGTCGACGCGGCGGACGAGCCTTCTAACCAATCTGACGCGCTCCCGCAGCACGCCGTGTACGCGCAAGCGCTGTGCCTGTCCGCCGAGGTGTGGACGCGCCGAGACCTGCTGGAGGCCGCGCAGCGTGAGTTTCGCGCCCCGCTCGTCGCCCGCGATTCCCGTCCCGACCCGAAAGCCTAACGAGCCCCGTCGCGTCCCCAGGCCTCACGCCGGAAATGCTGGACGACTTCGTGTCGCGCGTCCGCCGCAGCCTGCACCTGGAGGCGCTCGTGATGGGCAACGTGAGCCGGAGCACCGCCCTGGAGCTCGCCGCGCACCTCGAGGCCACGTGAGGCTCCGTCGCGCTCGTCGATCGCCCCTCCCCGGGTTCCCGGATTGATCTTTCCGTTCGCAGGTTCCCGGTGGACGCCGTGCCTCTGCTCGCGGCGCAGTTGACGCCGTCTCGTGAGGTGGAGCTCGACGCCGGCTCATGGTACCTGTGCTCGCGTCCGCACTCCGTGCACCGCTCGTCGTGCGCCGCCGTGTACCTGTGGTGCGGCGGCCGCTCGTCGCGCGCCAACGTGACCCTCGAGCTGCTGGCGCACGTGGTGGGCGAGCCCTGCTTCCACGCGCTGCGCACGCGGGAGCAGCTCGGCTACATCGTGTTCAGCGGCGTCCGGCGCTCGGCGGGCGCGCAGGGGCTGCGCGTAATCGTGCAGGGCGACCGCCACCCGGCCCACCTGGACTCCCGCATCGTCGCCTTCCTGGACTCGGCGCGGGAGTACCTCGAGAAGATGAGCGAGGAGGAGTTCCTCAAGCACCGCTCGTCGTTGGCGGCGGAGCGCCTGGAGCGGCCGAAGAGGCTGTCGGACAAGGCCGGCCGCGTCTGGGGAGAGATCACGTCGCAGGTGACGCGTCTTTTCGGTTCTCGTCTTTCGATTCGCTCCGACGAGACCTTTCCGCTCAGCCGACGTCCTGTCCGTAGATGTACAACTTCGAGAGAGCGCGCGTGGAGGTGGACGAGCTGAACGCGGTGACCAAGCGGGAGCTGCTCGACTTCTACTCGGTGAGCGTCTACTCCCTCCTACCCTCCTCGCGGTCTCCTCCTCGAGGCCGTTCTTCACGCGTCGGTCGGGTGCTTTCAGAGACACGTCCACTCTTCGTCGCCGGAGGCTCGGAAGCTGTCCGTCCACGTGGTGTCCGTGGCGGAAGGCGGGGCCGGACACGCGGACGCCGGAAACGCGGACGCGGAAGGCGAAGACGCGTCTCGAGCGTCCGAGGACGAGCGTAGGCGGGTGAGCGCTCGTTTCCGATTTATTCCAAGCGGTGAACCGCCCTGATAAACGAGTTGGCCGTTTGCAGCCCGCCCTCATCACGGACCTGGTGGAGTTCAAGAGCCGCAGAGGCCTGGGGCCACTGCCCGCGCCGCACGCGCCGGTGCCTCGCAAGGGCGCGCACAGCAAGCTCTAGCTCGCTCCTCGCACTCGCTCGCGCGTCTGTTGCTTAGGTAATAGAGGACGCCTCGATCGTTCatgtcaaatataaaataataattgtgtacaAATTATTCtcctataaaatatgtttcttgTTTGTGACACGTTCGTTAATGATGCCTCGAGCGCGATGATCTCTAGTATTAAATGTGTGATGTACGGGTTTTAAAGAGTTCCATATTGCTTGACATGTGGAACCGAGGGATAGTGTAAGAGGGATGTctagaaataaaaagataaagatgtatgagagtttatttttaatctttggTCGAGCCGAGGCTGTACATAATtgtcggagttacgtcccgagagcACATCCAGGGGTGGGCAATCTCATTGCGTTCATTATTTTCATAGTGAgtaacattacattatttcgGATATTCTATGGTACGGAGTGGATAATTATAGAGTAAACATAAAATCGTCTATTGTTTAAAGCACCCCGATGACCTGGAACGGTACAATCCTAAAAGTATAAGTACTATTGGGCCTAAGCAAAACAATTAGCTAATTTTAATTTGCCTCTACGGCTACgtcattgttttttaataaacaatagtcGTAAAGAGGTTTCATAGATTCTTGAAATTTCAAAGAATTCGTATGAATTCCTTTCACGGTTCTGTtacacatttgttttaattcttCATCTAGTACagtaattttacttattaatttaataaattcacatCGGATGTGCCGTTTAGTAATAGTTTGTGACGAGTTAGGTTCGGCTCGCGACGTGGTATACGCAGATTTGTCCTTAGGAAGTGTCGGGCGAGCGACGGAAGGGGAAACGGCGGTTACGGCAGAAGTAGCAGCTTGCGTGGGAGTCACTACGGAAGTTGAAACAATTAAGGGGGAGATTGATGAGGCACAAGAAGCTAGTGTAGTGGATGCCGGAGCAGAAATCTGCGTGAGGTCAGGGGTTGTTGAAATAGACGGAAGTAAAGAAGTAGCGAGATTAGATAATGGAAGAGGGGTAGGCGCTGAAGTTGACCCAAATGACGGGATAGAGGTGGCTGGTGCGAGATTAGATAATGGAAGAGGGGTAGGCGCTGAAGTTGACCCAAATGACGGGATAGAGGTGGCTGGTGCGAGATTATATAATGGAAGAGGGGTAGACGCTGAAGTTGACCCAAATGACGGGATAGAGTTGGCTGGTGCGAGGTTAGATAATGGAAGAAGGCTAGGCGCTGAAGTAGACCCAAAAGACGGGATAGAGGTGGCTGGTGCGAGATTAGATAATGGAAGAGGGGTAGACGCTGAAGTTGACCCAAATGGCGGGATAGAGGTGGCTGGTGCGAGATTAGATAATGGAAGAGGGGTAGGCGCTGAAGTTGACACAAATGACGGGATAGCTGGTGCGAGATTAGATAATGGAAGAGGGGTAGACGCTGAAGTTGACCCAAATGACGGGATAGAGGTGGCTGGTGCGAGATTAGATAATGGAAGAGGGGTAGGCGCTGAAGTTGACCCAAATGACGGGATAGAGGTGGCTGGTGCGAGATTAGATAATGGAAGAGGGGTAGGCGCTGAAGTTGACCCAAATGACGGGATAGCTGGTGCGAGATTAGATAATGGAAGAGGGGTAGGCGCTGAAATTAACCCAAATGACGGCATAGAGGTGGCTGGTGCGAGATTAGATAATGGAAGAGGCGTAGGCGCTAAAGTTAACCTAAATGACGGCATAGAGGTGGCTGGTGCGAGATTAGATAATGGAAGAGGGGTAGGCGCTGAAGTTAACCCAAATGATGGCATAGAGGTGGCTGGTGCGAGATTAGATAGTGGTAGGGAGATAGGCACTGAAGGTTTTTGGAGCCTTCTTATCTCCGACGCATGAGTAGATGGTGCATTATGTACCATAACTCTCGCTGAAGTAGAAAACGATGTAGTTTTAGGTGATTTCATAGCAGCAGAAGAGGAGTTTGCACGGAGTGAGGTAGATCGTAAAGGTTGTACATAGGGAAGATTAGCGAGTGAGCCCATAACTGGTGTAGGTGCGACCGTGTGATCTGGTACAGCAGTCGCGGGTCGTAAGGGCTTCGGGATACAATTATATGTTGTTATTAGTTTCCGAAACTCTTCTGTATCATACGGCGCCGGCAAGAATGAAGGGCAGGCGTTTGTGTCATGACAGACTGATAGTTCATGGAGCTCATTGACGACTGCGCTTATTGACGGAAGTGGCGCGGTCGTAGACTGGTGACCGGTAAAGCGGCGCGAAGAGTTGTAAATGCGGGGCACCTTTGCCAGACGAGGGTCACCTGAAACATAAATCGGCAATTCTAAGACAATATCGAGAAGACGCGTTTCCTCTTTATACCctaaattaaactaatgttCGGTGATGACTTGTCTATGTAGTGACATACTGTCCGACACCAGGATGTGTCTGAGGAGTGTAACTTTTACTGAGTAGTCAATGAGTTTTATTGAAACCCTTGCCGCACTACTCTCACACTCTCTTCGAAATcactccttaaagcctcagccaGCATCGGACCACTGGGCGGTGACATATTACGCGACGTTTACCTTTGCAGTTATTTGAAAGGTAAGTCTAATTTAGCCTCTAAGAAGTTTGGAGGCTCCTCTGTACCCGAGAGCTCCGCCGGAGGTGTGTTTTAACTCCCttcttccacttgaccgtatttaACGTAGAGCGATTTGAATCGTCGACGCCAATTCACTTTCCGAGGGGCTTGATACCTTTGCGTTGGGTAGAAATATGCGGTCTCTccgcatcttctaccgcatttaccatttcGAGACAACACCGTCCTACCTCGTTTCTCAACTGAGCATTTATATGGCACTTTTTGACGCGCACTACCACAGTGTGGAatctctataaaaaaatagattaccTGAGAAAATTGGCTGATCATTTGTCATTGTCCGAATCCAATCCTGGCCAGCGTCATAGTTATCTGCATAAAAAACAGACAGCATCTTTACAATTATGTCGGTgattgcaaaaatattaaatggatatcaatattaatgatTCGATATTATTCGTTGGTACCTGTGCCGTAGACGCAGATTACGCGCCGCAAACCCCAATCGGGTGAGGGCGAGCAGCCAAGGCGAGCCCAAGGGCCGAGCTTCTCCATGTCGGCCGGCCAAGCCGCAAAACAGGAGGCGCCGAAGGGCAGGCTAGTGCTGGTTCTCGGCATAATCCAGCTTCTCGGCACACAAGCGTACTGTTTACGCAAAGAAACATCTGCTTGTACCACGATGTATCGAGGCATGTCCGTCGAGTCTCGTGGCCCGCCGTGGCCTaagtatgtaattataataataaagcttttcGGAAAATAAAGTAGTTacaatatttgattattattttttttctaaaatcgttaaaattaatgtaagaTGTCGTCAACGGGTTTTAGTCCATAGATTTTAGTGTCTTAAACTTTAGTTGAAAACTCAAATCTCACTTTAGTGAATGCCTTTtacctttatttaacaaagatACAGCTAATTGTTTTTACCACATTATTACCAAACTTGCTACTCCTCTGTCACCGAGCACTCTCTAGATTGTTGAATAATAGCCCCAATTGCAAGAGGTGTACCTGTATGTCCTTTTCCCACACGCTGAACTGCCGGCGGCGAAAGCTGTCTTTGGCGCTTTCTTGAGGCTTTGTCGCTATGGACCACAGCGTTCTTCTCCGATGTGTTTCTTGACAGCAATAGCCACATCGAGATAATCTCAAAATCGtctataatatagaaatataagtAATGCATTATTTAGAAAtcacatttgttttataatcttctttctataatataaaaatgaatcgcaaaatgtgttggtaagcgcatacctctacaacgcctggaccaattgtactaattcttttttttaaatgttcgttgaagtcgattcgaataatttccgggaaaaccctaaaacagcccttttctttttcccatacaaacgttttgtaaataaaatgtagagtcaataaagttcatattaaattacaagcactcactgttgtctaagcaacgacaagacaggacaacgtctgtcgggtccgctagttatctatataaatgtatCCAAATCTAAAGCAAAGGGTGTCGAAATAATATGTACTCGTATTCAGAAAACATATTACCATTATGGAAGTGCAAAACAGCAGGAGAATATTGGTTAGAGTCCGTGAATGGTGAACGGACTTTGCAGGCGCCAGATCCTCGCTCAGGCTGTAACTGAACTAAGTCCCGCGAGACCGTCTCGCGCCGACCGGCTTTTCTGCCCTGGatccactctactacacagaACTTGCCGAGCGGAGCTGTatttacctaaaaaaatatatattttttctcagCATGCAAAGACAAAGCGTAACTGACTCACATACGCAAGGTCAAATAGACACTTAGATACCAAAATATCTTATCTCTAATAAAGCATATGCACAGCTTGTAGGTATGTAACATACGATAACATCTACGTATATATAAGTAGATACTCACATTCATTTTATCTCTGTATTGTGGCGGCTGATCCCCTGATGTGCCTCAAGTGGcacaaaaacacaaaactCCAGACGAAAGTCCGGCCCGGCTGGCAACGTTTAGCCAGTAGCGACTGACTAGTGACGATATCAACATAACAAGAACGTAGTCGCCAATTTGGTGGAGGGGCTGCGGGGTGTAACCGATAGCATTCGCCCCAGTGTTGCCAGATCAGAGGATTTCCCCCTAGTTTTAGGGGGTTTTCCTCCGAGTTGAGGGGCAGAATAGGGGAATTTGGGGGATTTTAAAgggtaaatttaaaaaaacatgccaaatacagtttttttgcTATTGTATATCACGTTTCTGATTTTGGAACTAACTTGAAGTACGAACACATCGTAAGAATAGGACCCGTGTGGTTAACCTTACTAATTGTATATTCGTTTAACCAAACACCAAATATACTTGAACAAGTcaatacattttctattactattattattagatactTTGCGTAATGTCTTTCATTTCCGAACAATCCCAACATGACCGCCACTTTAAACAATTGCGCCTTGGTCCATGTCACCATCCGCTTGGTGAGGGCGGGGGTTTTCTGCGGGGAAATCAAATTAGTCCAGGGGTACGTCGCCGAGACCATCTGGCAACACTGATTCGCCCATATGATGGTGGGTAAAACCCGCCTCGAAATTACGTTTGTTATTTTCCTAGAAGTTCCGAGTAAGTTGACCTCgtaatcaataatattcaattcaaTCAAGCAAGATTCTGTTACAGAGGTTATATGACGAAATAATCACCCACAATACGTAATTTGTTACGTTAATGTTGTTCCAATGAAATATGAGAACAACTATACTGATATATGCCATACactaaaaatgcaaaaaactACGACTGTAAATGAAAAAACTTTGGTGTGCGAAGGAATGACATAGACACACTACACTACACGACATAATTTAAGtggattatataaaaaatattccccTATATAAACAAGGGCTTGACAAACTCCGCCAGTCAACTCAATATCTTGCAGTTAACTTCAAGATATGATAAggacatatataaaaataattattatccaAACACATCACCCAAATCACGAAGACTTAcacaaacattattaattaatgtaacctatttatactttataatcaaacatatttataaatggatTTAGGTTTACGCAATCaatataaattcttatataatttacttattaattaaacatagaGGTAGTTAGTTGGTTAGTTGATTAAGgacattacattaattataaacaaacgcCTGCTGCAGAGCTATAGTGAAACAAACggtaaaacaattaacaaaactaatctctaattaacaaaattaaagtataaaattttggTATTCTTCTTATATCAGCTAACCAAAATACCATTTTATAATTAGCCcaaattatctatataattttgCCATCTATATTCTATATGTAATAGGTTTCAAAAGAATCTGTGTAGTGTATCTGCTGTAAATAACTAAGTACATGGGAGTCTGAGAACCAAGAACCTACCAACTCTGCGGATCCCTAAACTACAGCTGACTTCCCCTGAACTCCTCGGTCATGTTTCTTATCCTCTCTGTTATTGAAATACTTTTGAGTTATTGTGAAAATCTCtacaatgatttttttcttaacgtTTACTTAGACACAATTTCGTGCTCCCCCTGATTTcaggtacaaataaaaaaaatcattatccCCAAATCGATTTGTTACTGgtgatattttgttttgtaatgtatttgaaatcaaaaaaaaatttaaaatatgtaattttatgttttccttAAAATCTGTTCTGATACgtctctttattttaaataaaagcaaattGATTACACCATTTGTTATGTTTAGCAGTCTTGGTATAATCAATATCTATGCAATATTAAGGGTGTGACGGTCGGGACAGGTGGCCTGCAAGATTTGAAGACGAGAATAAGACCGCGCTTATGAAGCAATGATAATACCTGAATTTTAAACCGATAAGATTGcgttaagtttttataagcgCGTGTGAATGTTATTAACACAACTTTCGCCATGATACCGACCCgtttgtatcttatgttctgTTGTCTCCTTGCGAGAGCTCGTGCCGACCGCTATCATTCCGCGGCTTCCGAGCAAGACGTACCGGCATTCGCCGCCGTGGCCGCTGAAAGCACTGCCGAGTATTGGGCGTCAGAGGCGCGAGCCGGAATCGAGGAACGGTTGCACCAGAGGTACTCTGGGGATACTAGAGCCGCTCGTAATGTCATCATGTTCTTGGGAGACGGCATGTCGGTTCCTACGATAACCGCCGCGCGCACACTGCTCGGCCAGCGCGCTGGAGGAACCGGGGAAGAAGCGCAATTGTCATTTGAAAAGTTCCCCACTGTCGGTTTCAGTAAGGTAAAACTTGAGTGCTTCTTGGGTTTTGTTAGAAATCTAATTGTTATAAGCGTGTGagcaataaaattttcttttagacGTACTGTATGGACGCACAGATCGCGGACTCGGCGTGCTCGGCGACGGCGTACCTTTGCGGCACTAAAGCCAACGAAGGCACTTTAGGTGTCACGGGTGCTGTACGCCGGCGGGACTGCGCTGCTTCTCAGGTCCCCAGCTCTCGCCTCACTTCCATCGCCGCCTGGGCGATCGCCGACGGCAGAGACGCGGGTAAGACAGCGCAACAAATCTGCTGCAAaactaaacatataaatattgttttttcataatgattttaattaaataataaaatttgcgaTCAATGTACAACTCTTTCCTATATATACAGGTATTGTGACGACAGCACGAGTAACACACGCCTCCCCGGCGGGTGCGTACGCACGCTCCGCCAACCGCGACTGGGAGAGCGACACTGACGTGACCACGGACAACGTCGACTCGACTCAATGTCCCGACATTGCTGCGCAGCTCGTAAACGAGGAGCCAGGAAAGCTCTTTAAGGTATTACTACGTttacattaaacatataaCTAAATACTTTATACAGTTATAGATAactatactactactactatggTCTACTAATGGTAGACcacacaaaatattaaacgcCACAATTTTAGGTTATATTAGGAGGAGGAAGACGCGAGTTTCTACCGTCCGGAGTAGTGGACGAAGAAGGAACCAACGGTAGAAGAAGCGACAACCGAAATTTGATTGAGGAGTGGCAGGTTGATAAGAGGAGTCGTAACGAGACCTTTCGCTATGTGTGGAACCGTAAGCAGCTCTTGGAGGCGCGCGAGCAAGGTCCGCAATATCTGCTCGGGCTTTTCGAAGGTAGCCACATGCAATACCACATGGAGGCTGACAATCACACAGAACCTTCGCTCGCGGAGCTTACGGAGACCGCGATCCGGATGCTTTCGCGCAATGAGcgaggattttttttatttgtggaGAGTGGCCGTATCGACCACGCTCATCATGAAAACCAGCCCGAGCTAGCATTGGACGAGACCCTAGCGTTGAACGCCGCCGTCCAGCGGGCCACCGCGCTTCTGTCAGCCGAACGGGACTTGCTCGTAGTGACGGCCGATCACGCGCACGTCATGGCCTTCAACGGATACAGCGCCCGTGGCAACGACGTGTTAGGACCGTCCGGGACGCGAGATTCGGATGGTGTACGCTACATGACTCTGTCTTACACCAACGGCCCGGGGCACCGCGCATACGGAACGCGCCCGCGAAGTGATGTCACGCTCGAGCCAAACTACCGTGAGTCACCACGATTTCTATTTTGACGTTTCGGTAATATAAGGATTTCTATTAACTATTGTCGTATGAAGGGTCGACACGATGGATGTCGCACGTGGATGTTCCACGGTCGTCGGAGACACACGGCGGCGACGACGTCGGTGTGTACGCGCGAGGGCCACAGCACGGGCTATTCGGGGGCGTCTATGAGCAAAGCCGACTTCCGCACCTCATGGCTTACGCCACGTGTCTGGGACCCAAGCCGCACGCCTGTAGCGGCGCCATAAGCAACACCGCATCTGCAGCGCTGCTCGCTTCTGCCGCTCTGCTGCTCTCGTTGTGCCGTGGGGCAAATTGAGTACTGTGTACTACATGaactgattatttttaaaaggattTAGTAGAGGATGCGATTGATAAAAGTTAATAGACTTAATAGTTAATAGTAAGATAGACGCGTCTGTAATATTGTCTCGGGATTTTTATacgataatattataagttaaagACCTATGCAGGGAAggaattatgtattattatgagttctttattatttcatctatattaatcaaataagtAAACAACAATAGCctttcttttctttaatataatgtagGTACATTGTGCCATGTTTAGCTAGAAATTAAACCTCATTCAACTACATCAATTCTTAAGTGAAATGAAAACGTGAGACTACCTATATCCCGACGTTATCAAATCGCACAATAAAGGTTTAcgatacattaattatttatatattattgctgTTACTCGATAAGCATTATCCAAGTTAAgctatttttatctataatgtaatatttatattaaaaacggcTGTTCGCTTGTTTGCTTGATGGTGCCGATGCAGTATTGAAATGTCGAACACCTGACTAAAGATTCATTCATTGAAAAgggaatataaatatatggcGTACAAATTGATATCGAAGAGATGTCAAAATCTAACACAGACGTTTAATGCAAGCTATGTCATACTTGTAGTAAATAAAGCCGTAGATGAGTTCACTTATGGGACTATGGTTGAATTTCTTTGACTACTTTGATTCATACTATTGTGTTGTAAAAACAAACAGATAGTAATATTGAGTAGATATATGTCCGTTACTCCCCATTCttcaaatattgtatgtagGTAGACACTTTGATTGATTCTGATTGAGCACACGTGCCGATGATTATCACCCCGTCAAAAGTGTAGGGActtaatataatctaaaaacTGATAATATCAATTAGGTATTATGTTAACAATCCTTACGAGTAGATAATAATGGTATCATTGTAAGATAtgtacctacctacctacgcTTTCCTGACATGGTTTCTGTCTTGAGTTAAATGatttgcaaataaaaaatacgtataGAGAATAATGTTCGGTTCGTGCTTGTGTGTGACCGAGACTGGTTAGAGAATGCCACCAACAGCAATTCTGTGCATCTGCTTCTAATATATACTATTGAGACTCGATCTTGATTCTTGCAACGGTGGTGGCATTCCTAAATCTTCTTTcaatacaacaaaataaagatGTCTACAGCATTATATGTCCCATAACAACTGCGGCCTGTGCCTAAGTTTGTGAAAGAGCTTTTATGAATTCACTTTCGTTTATGTTGTGGGTAGGTACGTTTGAAGAAAGTAGTTTAAACTGTCCCACGTAGTCCGAGGCTagttgaatataaaattgttcgGGACAGTCTCCAGAACTAGTTTTACAGCCGACGGTATTTCTAACTAGTACTAGTGCCGCTTACATCTTATATATCAAATTCTCGTGTAACGGTGTTCTAATAAAACTTCTCCGAAATGGCTCGACCGCTTTTTGAGGAATTTTGTGTGCTAATCGGTTAGGTCTACTTATCGGACAACacctatttttaaactaatttaagatGAATAGGATgcgattgtttaatttttacatgttCTGAAGTGTCGtatgaatatttcaataaatcattGTGCCGTGTAGACGTAGCTTATGACAAATGTATCTTTGTAATACATCAaggtttaagtttaattaaattgggTTAACTctcgttattaaatttaatgtataaaccATACGTAGCATCATATGACTGTGAAAAAGCGGTGTTcataatattgtgttttatagTAAGCTGTAGTGCGAAAACGTTCTGTTTTTACGTACGACCCAAGTCAGAGGTTATACGTATACGAATGCCCTGCGTGTGTCTCAGCAGTTATATCTTTTTCTGGAATAACATCCGGCCATTTCGTCACTCTACGGATAATAGTAATCGTATTTGTTATCTTCGAGAGTTGGTTAGAATGGTCGGGAGAGGGAGGGAGAGGAggagaaaaaaatagtttttcagTATTGTAAACACCAGTTGGACTTTATCAATAAATGAAAACCAAAAACAGATTATGAGCactaatatatttgatttacactttataacttaaaacaaCTGTCTAATGGTGTTTGTCTTTTGGCTCGTCCTTGCCAAACTCTTTCTCCCACAGGGCTACAAATTCCTTCTTACGTTCCTCGCGCCGCTTGAAGTATTCAGGGTACTGCGCCTTTTCCAGGGGATGCCAGTAGTCCAGTACCCAGTCGGGCGGAGTCACAACTCGGGCATATGCAACACCGCCTGGACTCAAA
Proteins encoded:
- the LOC123709449 gene encoding insulin-degrading enzyme isoform X2, with translation MPEAALGRAPGTPATPPSSGGSALPATGVDRVLRRYEKIIKSPEDKRVYRGLQLGNGMKVLLVSDPETEKAAAALDVNVGYLSDPEELPGLAHFCEHMLFLGTEKYPQENEYSKFLSEHGGSSNASTAADHTTFYFDVLPSHLGATLDIFAQFFIAPLFTESATGRELSAVDSEHEKNRASDGWRLEQLNKSTADPGHPYHKFGTGNRETLETIPRRKGVDVRAELLAFHARWYSADIMALVVVGRESTDELEALVSELFGSVKAGGASPPRWDESPFPRECLRKRAYCEPVKDLRSLSVDFPLPDFRRHYKSGPSQYLSHLLGHEGPGSLLAALKARGWCNSLVGGSRLGARGFGFFSVQVDLTEEGVEHTDDVVTLLFEYLAMLREVGEQRWVWDEQRELSALEFRFRDALEPRTLAHAHAHQLQEYPTEEVLSAQYLLSEWRPDLIRETLELLTPDRVRLAVVAKRFADRCVLTEPWYGTKYLQEDIDDETLQKWRTARGGAELHLPPPNEFIPRRLTMIEDDDPTAGQAAPLIVKDTPLMRVWYKRDDEFRLPKAFITLEFASPLLYSSPTAAGLAALWAALLRDALQQELYAAELASLRWGVANAKRSINVTAAGFDDRLAALARRVAEALLSFRVDPRRFEILKEAHLRALANFDAEQPYQHAVYAQALCLSAEVWTRRDLLEAAQRLTPEMLDDFVSRVRRSLHLEALVMGNVSRSTALELAAHLEATFPVDAVPLLAAQLTPSREVELDAGSWYLCSRPHSVHRSSCAAVYLWCGGRSSRANVTLELLAHVVGEPCFHALRTREQLGYIVFSGVRRSAGAQGLRVIVQGDRHPAHLDSRIVAFLDSAREYLEKMSEEEFLKHRSSLAAERLERPKRLSDKAGRVWGEITSQMYNFERARVEVDELNAVTKRELLDFYSRHVHSSSPEARKLSVHVVSVAEGGAGHADAGNADAEGEDASRASEDERRRPALITDLVEFKSRRGLGPLPAPHAPVPRKGAHSKL
- the LOC123709449 gene encoding insulin-degrading enzyme isoform X1, giving the protein MVAQVCVMNWKGWQTSRAQHNMPEAALGRAPGTPATPPSSGGSALPATGVDRVLRRYEKIIKSPEDKRVYRGLQLGNGMKVLLVSDPETEKAAAALDVNVGYLSDPEELPGLAHFCEHMLFLGTEKYPQENEYSKFLSEHGGSSNASTAADHTTFYFDVLPSHLGATLDIFAQFFIAPLFTESATGRELSAVDSEHEKNRASDGWRLEQLNKSTADPGHPYHKFGTGNRETLETIPRRKGVDVRAELLAFHARWYSADIMALVVVGRESTDELEALVSELFGSVKAGGASPPRWDESPFPRECLRKRAYCEPVKDLRSLSVDFPLPDFRRHYKSGPSQYLSHLLGHEGPGSLLAALKARGWCNSLVGGSRLGARGFGFFSVQVDLTEEGVEHTDDVVTLLFEYLAMLREVGEQRWVWDEQRELSALEFRFRDALEPRTLAHAHAHQLQEYPTEEVLSAQYLLSEWRPDLIRETLELLTPDRVRLAVVAKRFADRCVLTEPWYGTKYLQEDIDDETLQKWRTARGGAELHLPPPNEFIPRRLTMIEDDDPTAGQAAPLIVKDTPLMRVWYKRDDEFRLPKAFITLEFASPLLYSSPTAAGLAALWAALLRDALQQELYAAELASLRWGVANAKRSINVTAAGFDDRLAALARRVAEALLSFRVDPRRFEILKEAHLRALANFDAEQPYQHAVYAQALCLSAEVWTRRDLLEAAQRLTPEMLDDFVSRVRRSLHLEALVMGNVSRSTALELAAHLEATFPVDAVPLLAAQLTPSREVELDAGSWYLCSRPHSVHRSSCAAVYLWCGGRSSRANVTLELLAHVVGEPCFHALRTREQLGYIVFSGVRRSAGAQGLRVIVQGDRHPAHLDSRIVAFLDSAREYLEKMSEEEFLKHRSSLAAERLERPKRLSDKAGRVWGEITSQMYNFERARVEVDELNAVTKRELLDFYSRHVHSSSPEARKLSVHVVSVAEGGAGHADAGNADAEGEDASRASEDERRRPALITDLVEFKSRRGLGPLPAPHAPVPRKGAHSKL